One window of Dendropsophus ebraccatus isolate aDenEbr1 chromosome 13, aDenEbr1.pat, whole genome shotgun sequence genomic DNA carries:
- the AKAP5 gene encoding A-kinase anchor protein 5 produces the protein MSECKGVCSDEPLSQLGENDQVSKYFTSYSSMGFLRKGRNKRKPSRSNLCSKPKDFNESDRKSVNISAKKGEVLGLEEVSNEFTCTSSIIETYNQNTNKEAKFSFRKLEDGTFVLETKSEPNPDKSESGILKRSTKTRHKKGRDSHKPLKICFKKRSKALRKSSDSNDEYKSDHKTLTDSTPQEDKSCVEVNHDECSEQDQTKGKTWATFKSLVTRRRKLRSSVKRQSQLSGRHLEANTGNASIQEISKKTRFSNMKIPCMNFSRGKRSTNIPLSSEDTPCTNKSSDTSGTDSGPECDRSDKALAVKYKLQKSLDIENGKLGVNLHGGSQTSIDPKSEDPNKTCKLSSKESKNTQNIQETNKPKLMENLTISDDIQPLTKSQRRNIKDSFRDCEDDHKVPMISEITIKVDSPSEVYEMLLISTAASLVNKVIESSIQKLIDEETFLNHVPGTDSGRFYV, from the coding sequence ATGTCGGAATGTAAAGGGGTCTGTTCTGATGAACCTTTGTCACAACTGGGAGAAAATGACCAAGTCAGCAAATATTTTACAagctattcctctatgggattcCTCCGGAAAGGTAGAAACAAAAGGAAACCAAGTCGAAGCAACCTATGTAGTAAACCCAAGGACTTCAATGAAAGTGACAGGAAGAGTGTTAACATATCGGCAAAAAAAGGTGAAGTGCTTGGTTTGGAAGAAGTCTCCAATGAGTTTACTTGTACCTCATCGATTATAGAAACCTATAATCAAAATACTAATAAAGAGGCAAAATTCAGCTTCCGCAAATTAGAGGATGGCACTTTTGTTTTAGAAACCAAAAGCGAGCCTAATCCTGACAAGAGTGAGTCTGGAATATTAAAGAGATCCACAAAGACGCGTCACAAAAAAGGGCGTGATTCCCACAAGCCACTAAAAATATGCTTCAAGAAAAGAAGCAAAGCTCTTAGAAAGTCTTCAGACTCGAATGATGAGTACAAATCAGATCATAAAACATTAACAGACTCAACTCCGCAAGAGGACAAAAGTTGTGTTGAGGTCAACCATGATGAATGTTCAGAACAAGATCAGACGAAAGGAAAAACCTGGGCAACTTTCAAGAGTCTGGTAACTCGAAGGCGAAAGTTACGGTCATCAGTAAAAAGACAATCGCAGTTAAGTGGAAGACACCTTGAAGCCAACACAGGCAATGCTTCCATTCAAGAGATTTCGAAGAAGACAAGATTCTCGAACATGAAGATTCCATGTATGAACTTTTCGAGAGGGAAAAGGTCCACAAATATCCCACTATCTTCCGAAGACACGCCTTGTACAAATAAATCCTCAGATACCAGTGGAACAGATTCAGGACCTGAATGTGATAGAAGTGACAAGGCTTTGGCCGTTAAGTATAAACTTCAGAAGTCTTTAGATATCGAAAATGGCAAACTTGGTGTCAATCTTCATGGTGGTTCACAGACAAGCATAGATCCAAAGTCAGAAGACCCAAATAAAACTTGTAAGCTCTCAAGTAAGGAGtccaaaaatacacaaaatatcCAAGAAACCAATAAGCCTAAACTAATGGAGAACCTAACTATAAGTGATGATATCCAGCCTTTGACTAAATCCCAAAGAAGGAACATTAAAGATTCCTTCAGAGACTGTGAAGATGACCATAAAGTCCCAATGATCAGCGAAATCACCATTAAAGTTGATTCACCTTCAGAAGTGTATGAAATGCTTCTCATATCTACAGCTGCCTCTCTTGTCAATAAAGTTATTGAATCATCCATTCAAAAATTAATTGACGAGGAAACTTTCCTTAATCATGTTCCGGGCACGGACTCTGGAAGATTCTatgtttag